CAACAGTCTCAACTGACCCAGCTAATCCAACTACGGCGGGAGTCAAGAGTGAAGCTAGCAGTAATGGTTTTGAGATCAACTCGATCGTCTCTGGTTTGGAGCATCCCTGGGGTATGGCCTGGTTGCCAAATGGTGAAATTTTAGTTACAGAGCGGCCAGGACGATTGCGAATTATTCGGAATGGGGTGCTAGAACCAACGCCGATCGCGGGGGTGCCCGATTTGCTGGCTGCTAATCAAGGTGGCCTGATGGATGTGGCAGTGCATCCCAACTTTGCGACCAATCGCCTGGTTTATCTGACCTATTCCCACGGCACGATCAATGCTAATCGTACCCGCATTGCCCGCGCCACTCTTGATGGTAATGCACTCCAGAATGTGGAAGTGATTTTTGAGGTCTCGCAAGCCAAGCCCAGAGGACAGCATTTTGGCTCCCGTCTCACCTGGCTCCCCGATGGCACATTGCTGGCCTCGATCGGTGATGGTGGTAACCCGCCGATTCGTTTGGGTGGTGAACTGATCCGCCAGCAAGCTCAGAATGTGGGTAGCCATTTTGGCAAGGTGGTGCGAATCAATGACGATGGCTCGATTCCGGCTGATAATCCCTTTGCTAACGATCCTGCCGCCGAACCAGCGGTTTGGAGTTATGGCCACCGTAATATCCAGGGCATGACTATCGATCCGCTGACTAATCAGGTCTGGGCAACTGAGCATGGTTCCCGTGGTGGCGATGAACTGAATCTAATTACTGGTGGCGAGAATCATGGTTGGCCAGTGGCTACCCACAGCCGGGAATATTCAGGGGGGCTAATTTCCCCAGAAACTTCGTTACCTGGAATGATTGATCCGGTGGTGATCTGGACTCCATCGATCGCTCCATCTGGCTTGGCTTTCTATCGTGGCGATCGCTTTCCCCAGTGGGACGGCCAATTATTTGCTGGTGGGCTGGTTTCTCAGGACATTCGCCGAATTGAGCTAGATGAATCTGGCAAGGCAATTAATCAAGAATCAATCCCGATCGGCCAGCGGGTAAGGGATGTACGTCAAGGAGCCGATGGATTGCTATATGTGCTCACTGATGCTGATAATGGGCAATTGCTGCGGATTGAGCCAGCGGGTAGTTAATGATTGGCTTTATGGAATGACGGGATGAGGCGGCGATCCAGCGATTGGTTAAATTGGAATCCGTTATGTATTTATTTGTATTCTTTCTTGCCAGCATTTTGCCCTTTGGATCTGGCAATACCTGATTTATGGCAGGATATTTAAGCTTTAGCCAAAGTTTAATTTCTTCACTCACCCAACTGGATGAGGCAAACGGATGAGGCAAGCTGCCAAATCTTTTGGTTATGCTCATCAATGGCCTAGAAAGAAACCCAAAAAAAGGGGAGGATTGAACCATGATGTTTATTAATACTAATCGCTGTAAGTTCGGAATGATGATTGGCTCCGAGGCCAACCTGGGCGCGATCGCCTCTGATCGCCCAACTTCTCTACATTCACCATCATCACCACTTCAATTAGAAGCTAAACATCATGTCACTCTTCAGCACATTCCTGGGGTTTGTATGCGCCCCGCGCAGGTCGTCCGAAAATGTTAGCGATCGCTCTGATTTTAATTCCCATCAGAGTTTTGAGCCCAATCGACATTTTGGCGATCGTGACCCTGCCTCTAACAGCAATTGCATTGACCAAAACGATCTTAGCGATCGCGCCAGCCAAACAGCAATCAGAAATATCGATCGCGCTAGAGCTAACTATCATCTAGAACGACGTTATCTTTAACTGCTGGCCTAATAGTTGCTTGATCAAGCATTGAGACAATTATATTAATCATGTTTAAGGTGGTGTAAGAGCTGGATTCCGGCTTCATGCACCGCTTTTTGTATTTCTAGCAGTGTTACTTGGTTGGCTTGAGCTAATTCAGCACAATCGGCATATTCTGGTTGCACAGTGATCGCGCGATCGCGCCAGGCAATCTTTACTCGCGCCTTGCCATATTTAGTCTCAACCCAGTGAATTTCCCTGGCCAGGATTACCCGCTCTTGCAAACGGCGGCGAATACCGAGGGTGGTGGTTTCCGCAAACAAAATATCTTCACAGGCTGGCACATCTTTAAGCTGACAAAGCACCGTTAGCAACAGACCAGAACGGGACTTTTTCATGCCGATCGATTGGGTGAAAACATCCAACGCCCCAACCGCTAATAATCGCTCCATCACATAGGCGATCACCTGGGGGCTGAGATCATCGATCTGGGTTTCCAGGATTGTAATTAATTCGGTTTGTCTGTTTCTGCTGGTGGTGGAATCAAGTTTTTTTTTGCTTGTTCTAGTGAAGTATTTGGATTTATAGGATTAGAATCAGGATTAGTTTCCCCTAACCAGAGCCGCACAATATTGGGAATATCCAGATCGCGGGAACCAGCACCAATCCCAACCCTGGTGAGTTGCATTGCTGGTGGTTGGCCAAATCGATCGCACAGGGTCACGGCGATCGCTGCCCCAGTGGGGGTTACTAATTCTTTATTAATGCCATTACTGAACACAGGCACTTGATGCATTTCCCATAATTTCAGCGTAGCGGGGGCGGGAACAGGCATCCGGCCATGATCGCAATTCACATAA
The sequence above is a segment of the Pseudanabaena sp. PCC 7367 genome. Coding sequences within it:
- the larC gene encoding nickel insertion protein, with product MIAYVMERLLAVGALDVFTQSIGMKKSRSGLLLTVLCQLKDVPACEDILFAETTTLGIRRRLQERVILAREIHWVETKYGKARVKIAWRDRAITVQPEYADCAELAQANQVTLLEIQKAVHEAGIQLLHHLKHD
- a CDS encoding PQQ-dependent sugar dehydrogenase, giving the protein MNAYLAAMVGGTIVLVGAASCASNQAESNPVNSVSSAPTEETQTAVDTAESTVSTDPANPTTAGVKSEASSNGFEINSIVSGLEHPWGMAWLPNGEILVTERPGRLRIIRNGVLEPTPIAGVPDLLAANQGGLMDVAVHPNFATNRLVYLTYSHGTINANRTRIARATLDGNALQNVEVIFEVSQAKPRGQHFGSRLTWLPDGTLLASIGDGGNPPIRLGGELIRQQAQNVGSHFGKVVRINDDGSIPADNPFANDPAAEPAVWSYGHRNIQGMTIDPLTNQVWATEHGSRGGDELNLITGGENHGWPVATHSREYSGGLISPETSLPGMIDPVVIWTPSIAPSGLAFYRGDRFPQWDGQLFAGGLVSQDIRRIELDESGKAINQESIPIGQRVRDVRQGADGLLYVLTDADNGQLLRIEPAGS